The following coding sequences lie in one Labrus bergylta chromosome 13, fLabBer1.1, whole genome shotgun sequence genomic window:
- the sona gene encoding serine/arginine repetitive matrix protein 5, with product MECAVQILSGEEEAPEKDDMNVKEGNETPHKKSKKHRKHKSKKKKKRKKGEKESSSESGAESDVEAQPPLKPVRTTRASARLAAATGPGDNAGLKEDGKRDVITDRGETEVDAKSKKHKRHAAKKKKKKKKKDEKQEKKSQSPTPSESSSASGSDSEGEGGKGAVDGKFSSAAVTDLQEPVSKLLPKSKRGEEKGVPILVQKSELLGVNQEGIVEMDASPIGGKGGHTGQLEKDMRLPSAGQDDTKLATTDGCHADGAFSHAQELPDIIPKQEGATPRDDPAIKDQANVVQREKVKECDPQRSQSSSPSRVLDIKRSSSCHSRSPTPSPTRLQSATQTAAGIEERSRTHSRSTSKGKLSATPLKNRQQSRSLSRSQSPKSRRKSLSLSPKSPKRATCQSRSTSRSLTPKKKVSKPLRKSKSPKCRRSSLSVSPKRRRSSPSPKRKLSRSPKRGGRRSPSLSRSPRRSRRSESRPRGGARRSRSRSIRRGGAVGRRSRSRSDTRIRRSHSRTRRPARRSRTRSPARRSGGRRSRSRSLSRRRRSPPPRSRRSGSRSFRRSRRTRSRSVVVLKRNRRSRTRTPRKRTKSRTPPSRRRSKSPVRRRSRSPVRRKRSPPRSGKRSKSRSLSRRHKSKSLSPLPRKRRSKSPRKSGRRSKSKSVSAGVHRSKSRSDSSDRQSDSSSPARSTSSSPVKENKLPSPMVDQTVGVKAAGETGGFSTGAWKPVSSAAFSSPQAESTLEKLQPQTLSPNHEKTLKECSSLSNEQDVSRSRSGSREPETGPDGSDCSEGSAEEEESSSPVKTASKCQRSSSGSASPGVQKKQLSPVDQRKLSRSTSPRRSTSKSKSRIKHSRSKSPVRKRESVSPSERKKRRSISRSSARRRRSRSATRRKGSNSKSRARTRRSKSPARKRRSRTRSPNARGRRRSKSTDRSKRSKSRSPGRRKRSRSGDRGRRSRSRSTDRRRRSRSRGRGRRPVFRSRSFDRRDRWKREPSHSPVLILRKQRRSGSRTRRSASKTPPRLTELDKDQLLEIAKANAAAMCAKAGVPIPESLRPKAILQLPLPTPSPAPLSLPLPLPLPMGMGMPNMPNMPNMGPMGLPNMGMPNMSNITMSAAMASMTAATMTAALTNMGALAAMPPLAPLPTITNKPPPSLAPPAPTLNLDHIEEAKRKVTHQANIHTIKELTEKCKMIANSKEEMAIAKPHVSDDES from the exons ATGGAGTGTGCAGTGCAAATTCTCTCAG GTGAGGAAGAGGCCCCTGAGAAAGATGACATGAATGTGAAGGAAGGAAATGAGACGCCtcataagaaaagcaaaaaacacagaaaacacaagagcaaaaagaagaagaagaggaagaaaggagagaaggaaagtAGTTCGGAATCTGGTGCCGAGTCGGATGTAGAGGCACAACCTCCACTGAAACCTGTCAGGACCACCAGAGCCAG TGCCAGACTGGCAGCAGCTACAGGACCTGGAGACAATGCTGGGCTGAAGGAGGATGGTAAAAGGGATGTCATTACAG ATCGTGGTGAAACAGAGGTAGATGCAAaatccaaaaaacacaaaaggcacgctgccaaaaagaagaaaaagaagaagaagaaggatgaaaaacaggaaaagaaatCTCAGTCTCCTACCCCATCTGAAAGCAGCTCGGCTTCAGGTTCTGACTCAGAAGGTGAAGGAGGTAAAGGGGCCGTTGATGGAAAATTCTCTTCAGCTGCAGTAACTGACCTCCAAGAGCCTGTGTCCAAACTGCTTCCAAAAAGCAAACgaggggaggagaagggggTTCCAATCCTCGTGCAGAAATCTGAATTGCTTGGAGTGAACCAAGAGGGGATTGTAGAAATGGATGCATCCCCCATTGGAGGGAAGGGGGGTCACACCGGTCAATTAGAAAAGGATATGAGGTTGCCCTCTGCAGGTCAGGATGACACAAAACTTGCAACAACAGATGGTTGCCATGCTGATGGTGCATTCAGCCATGCACAGGAACTCCCTGATATCATCCCTAAACAAGAAGGTGCTACCCCAAGAGATGACCCAGCCATAAAAGATCAGGCCAATGTAGTTCAGAGGGAAAAGGTCAAGGAATGTGATCCCCAAAGGTCACAATCTTCATCCCCCTCAAGAGTTCTAGACATTAAGAGGTCTAGCTCATGTCATAGTCGTTCACCAACACCTAGTCCCACTAGGCTGCAGTCTGCTACCCAAACAGCAGCAGGTATTGAAGAACGTTCAAGAACCCATTCCAGGTCAACCTCAAAGGGAAAGCTTTCAGCAACTCCTCTCAAGAATCGGCAGCAGTCCCGCTCACTGTCCCGTTCCCAATCCCCTAAATCTAGGAGGAAGTCTCTCTCCCTGTCGCCCAAGTCTCCCAAGAGagccacctgtcaatcacgCTCCACGTCTCGATCCCTCACCCCCAAGAAGAAGGTGTCAAAGCCTCTAAGGAAGTCCAAGTCTCCTAAATGCCGTAGaagctctttgtctgtttcccCAAAGCGACGCAGAAGTTCCCCATCTCCTAAAAGAAAACTGTCACGATCTCCTAAGCGTGGCGGGCGCAggtctccctctctatctcggTCTCCAAGGAGAAGTCGAAGGTCAGAGTCACGTCCCCGTGGAGGCGCAAGGCGCTCCAGGTCCCGCTCAATAAGACGAGGCGGTGCTGTTGGAAGGCGTTCACGGTCACGCTCTGACACTAGAATTCGTCGTTCCCACTCAAGAACAAGGCGCCCTGCTCGACGTTCTAGGACACGGTCACCAGCAAGGCGTTCAGGAGGCAGGCGCTCCAGAAGTCGGTCCTTGTCTCGGCGTAGGAGGTCACCTCCCCCCAGATCCAGACGCTCAGGCTCCAGGTCATTCCGCAGGAGCAGACGGACTCGATCACGTTCTGTCGTAGTCCTTAAACGAAACCGTCGCTCAAGGACCAGAACTCCTCGCAAACGGACCAAATCCAGAACCCCTCCTTCGAGAAGACGGTCTAAATCACCAGTAAGAAGGCGATCTCGTTCTCCTGTCAGGAGAAAGCGTTCTCCACCAAGGTCTGGCAAGCGCTCCAAATCCCGCTCATTGTCTCGAAGGCACAAGTCAAAGTCACTTTCACCACTACCTAGAAAGAGGAGGTCCAAATCTCCGAGGAAGAGTGGAAGAAGATCAAAGTCTAAATCCGTTTCTGCAGGCGTGCACAGATCTAAATCCAGGTCCGACTCAAGTGATAGGCAGTCTGACAGCTCTTCTCCAGCCAGATCTACATCTTCCTCTCCTGTTAAAGAGAATAAGCTCCCCTCTCCAATGGTAGACCAAACAGTTGGCGTGAAGGCAGCCGGAGAAACTGGGGGATTTTCAACAG GTGCGTGGAAACCCGTGTCCTCAGCAGCTTTCTCCAGCCCCCAGGCTGAGAGCACTTTGGAAAAGTTGCAGCCTCAGACGCTCTCTCCCAACCATGAAAAGACACTGAAAGAGTGTTCCAGCTTATCCAATGAACAAGATGTTTCCAGGTCAAGGTCTGGTTCAAGAGAGCCCGAGACTGGCCCAGATGGGTCCGATTGTTCGGAGGGCTCGGCTGAAGAAGAGGAGTCTTCCTCTCCAGTTAAAACAGCTTCCAAATGCCAGAGAAGCTCCTCAGGCTCAGCATCTCCAGGAGTGCAGAAGAAGCAGCTGTCACCAGTGGACCAGAGGAAACTTTCACGCTCCACTTCACCTCGGCGTTCAACATCCAAGTCTAAATCCAGGATAAAGCATTCTag GTCCAAGTCTCCAGTCAGAAAAAGAGAATCCGTATCTCCATCTGAGAGGAAGAAGCGACGATCTATATCCCGAAGTTCTGCACGGCGGCGAAGGTCCCGCTCTGCCACGCGGCGAAAGGGTTCAAACTCCAAGTCTAGAGCCAGAACCCGCCGATCCAAGTCGCCAGCCCGCAAGAGGCGCTCAAGAACTCGTTCACCCAACGCCCGCGGAAGGAGGAGGTCCAAGTCCACAGACAGAAGCAAGCGATCAAAGAGCCGCTCCCCAGGCCGAAGGAAAAGGTCTCGGTCAGGAGACAGAGGCAGGCGGTCAAGATCGCGTTCTACCGATCGCAGACGCAGGTCTAGGTCGAGGGGTCGAGGGAGACGCCCGGTATTTCGCAGTCGTTCATTTGATAGACGGGATAGGTGGAAAAGGGAACCAAGCCACTCTCCGGTGCTCATCCTCCGCAAACAGCGTCGCTCAGGGTCCCGGACAAGGCGCAGCGCAAGCAAGACTCCTCCACGGCTCACTGAACTGG ACAAGGATCAGCTGCTGGAGATAGCCAAAGCAAATGCTGCTGCCATGTGTGCTAAGGCAGGGGTGCCCATTCCCGAGAGTCTTCGTCCGAAAGCCATCCTCCAGCTCCCTTTACCCACTCCATCTCCTGCCCCCCTCTCCTTACCCCTGCCCTTACCTCTCCCAATGGGCATGGGGATGCCCAACATGCCGAATATGCCCAACATGGGTCCAATGGGTCTGCCCAATATGGGAATGCCCAATATGTCCAACATCACCATGAGTGCTGCTATGGCAAGCATGACAGCAGCTACAATGACGGCTGCATTGACCAACATGGGGGCCCTGGCTGCCATGCCTCCTCTAGCCCCACTTCCTACCATCACCAACAAGCCTCCCCCAAGCCTTGCCCCCCCAGCACCAACCCTTAACCTGGACCACATCGAGGAAGCCAAGAGGAAGGTTACTCACCAAGCTAACATACACACCATCAAGGAGCTAACTGAG AAGTGCAAGATGATTGCAAATAGCAAGGAGGAGATGGCCATTGCTAAACCCCACGTCTCAGATGATGAAAGCTAA
- the ercc1 gene encoding DNA excision repair protein ERCC-1 → MKKRFNINLDDSAFTKERTPPKPQFQSSLKGGQHASASTSASTSSEPVDKPLSYADYVVQSKRNVAAPPQTEGSSKVSRTESVSDLKQTEDSGGCDTVQDLSKMTEGGSEGVKETLMAGTEQREGNLQGSDPCLNTGPKQMGSGSSIIVSPRQRGNPILKFVRSVPWEFGDVAPDYVLGLTTCALFLSLRYHNLNPNYVHDRLKQLGQTFTLRVLLVQVDVKDPHHALKELARICIMADCTLILAWSPEEAGRYLETYKSYEKKPADVLKEQVEKDYLSKVTDCLTTVKSINKTDAITLLSTFSSVEGIISASKEDLVLCPGLGPQKAKRLYDVLHKPFLKSKTK, encoded by the exons ATGAAGAAAAGATTTAACATCAACTTGGACGACTCAGCGTTCACCAAAGAAAGGACACCG ccAAAGCCGCAGTTTCAGTCTTCATTGAAAGGAGGACAACATGCTTCAGCTTCAACTTCAGCAAGTACTTCTTCTGAGCCTGTGGACAAGCCCCTGTCATATGCAGACTATGTCGTCCAAAGTAAACGCAATGTCGCTGCCCCTCCTCAGACAGAGGGCTCCTCAAAAGTGTCCAGGACAGAAAGTGTTAGCGATCTGAAGCAAACAGAGGATTCAGGAGGATGTGACACTGTTCAGGACCTTTCTAAAATGACAGAAGGCGGGTCTGAAGGAGTTAAGGAGACACTGATGGCTGGTACAGAGCAAAGAGAAGGGAACCTACAAGGGTCAGATCCATGCCTCAACACTGGTCCAAAGCAAATGGGGTCAGGTAGCAGCATTATTGTCAGTCCTCGACAG AGGGGAAATCCTATTCTGAAGTTTGTGAGGAGTGTTCCTTGGGAGTTTGGAGATGTTGCACCAGACTACGTTTTAGGCTTGACAACTTGCGCTCTTTTCCTCAG TCTAAGGTATCACAATCTGAATCCAAACTACGTTCATGACCGTCTCAAACAGCTTGGACAGACCTTCACTCTGCGAGTGTTACTAGTACAAGTAGATGTG aAAGATCCTCATCATGCGTTGAAGGAGCTTGCTCGCATTTGCATCATGGCTGACTGCACTCTCATCTTGGCTTGGAG TCCAGAGGAGGCAGGGCGTTACCTGGAAACATACAAGTCATATGAAAAGAAGCCAGCAGACGTATTGAAGGAGCAAGTTGAGAAAGACTATCTGTCAAAG GTTACAGATTGCCTGACCACTGTGAAGTCAATAAACAAGACTGATGCCATAACCTTGTTGTCTACTTTCTCA tctgtggaaGGAATCATCAGTGCTTCTAAAGAAGACTTGGTTCTCTGTCCGGGCCTTGGACCACAAaaa GCAAAGCGGCTCTACGACGTGCTGCATAAACCCTTCCTCAAGTctaagacaaaataa
- the prmt2 gene encoding protein arginine N-methyltransferase 2 isoform X1, whose amino-acid sequence MQTEKEGEDDVSPEEYVALSDFTGSGSDQLSFSRGDRLLVHTKPSSEWWWAELQEVKGYVPASYLRKSTAEEEEDVSLEDPWQDEEYFGSYGTLRLHLEMLSDKSRTEAYRQVILSNSASLKNKVVMDLGCGTGIISLFCAQLAQPSLVYAVEASSMADYTRQLVKQNGSEEVVSVLQARAEEIELPERVDVLVSEWMGNSLLFEFMVESVLLARDRWLREGGVMWPSSAALTLVPCQAHSYYDEKMAFWERPYGLDFTPLQPLAQQEFFTKPKFSHLVEPADCLSSPCDVISLDMYTLQIKDLEEIKGQFQFCVEKPGVFHGFTTWFTAHFESLETGSPPVELNTGPHFKPTHWKQTLFMLDNPVSVCAGDSISGSIVLHRNPVWRRHMTITLHWNVNGSTEETENCKANISSTLFFLPYN is encoded by the exons ATGCAGACcgagaaagaaggagaagatgaTGTCTCTCCTGAGGAGTATGTTGCTCTGTCTGATTTCACTGGGAGTGGTAGCGACCAG CTTAGTTTCAGCAGGGGGGACAGACTGCTCGTACACACCAAGCCTTCATCAGAGTGGTGGTgggcagagctgcaggaggtcAAAGGTTATGTCCCTGCCAGCTACCTGCGCAAGAGTacagcggaggaggaggaagacgtcAGTCTGGAGGACCCTTGGCAAGACGAAGAATACTTTGGCAGCTATGGGACACTG AGGCTTCACTTGGAGATGTTGTCAGACAAGAGTCGCACTGAGGCGTACCGGCAGGTTATTCTCAGCAACAGTGCCTCGCTGAAGAACAAGGTGGTGATGGACCTCGGCTGTGGGACTGGTATCATCAGCCTGTTCTGCGCTCAGCTGGCACAGCCCTCATTG GTGTATGCTGTGGAAGCGAGCTCCATGGCGGATTACACCCGGCAGCTGGTGAAGCAAAATGGCAGTGAGGAGGTGGTCTCTGTGCTCCAGGCTCGAGCAGAGGAGATCGAGCTGCCTGAGCGGGTGGATGTCCTGGTTTCTGAGTGGATGGGAAACAGCCTGCTG TTTGAGTTCATGGTTGAGTCAGTTCTGCTGGCCAGGGACCGCTGGCTCAGGGAAGGCGGCGTCATGTGGCCCTCGTCTGCAGCCCTCACCCTGGTGCCGTGTCAGGCCCACAGCTATTATGATGAGAAAATGGCCTTCTGGGAGCGACCCTACGGCCTGGACTTCACTCCTCTTCA GCCCCTGGCACAGCAAGAGTTCTTCACCAAGCCAAAGTTCAGCCACCTCGTCGAGCCTGCCGactgcctctcctctccctgtgatgtcatcagccTGGACATGTACACGCTGCAAATCAAAGACCTGGAG GAAATAAAGGGTCAGTTTCAATTTTGTGTGGAGAAGCCCGGTGTTTTTCATGGATTTACCACTTGGTTTACGGCTCATTTTGAGAGTCTGGAGACGGGAAGTCCACCAGTGGAGCTAAACACGGGGCCTCACTTCAA GCCTACACACTGGAAGCAGACTCTCTTCATGCTTGACAACCCAGTAAGCGTGTGTGCAGGGGACTCCATCAGTGGAAGCATTGTCCTGCACAGGAATCCCGTGTGGAGACGCCATATGACCATCACCCTGCATTGGAACGTTAACGGCAgcacagaggaaacagaaaactGCAAGGCAAACATCTCAtctacccttttttttttaccttataaTTAG
- the prmt2 gene encoding protein arginine N-methyltransferase 2 isoform X2 — protein sequence MQTEKEGEDDVSPEEYVALSDFTGSGSDQLSFSRGDRLLVHTKPSSEWWWAELQEVKGYVPASYLRKSTAEEEEDVSLEDPWQDEEYFGSYGTLRLHLEMLSDKSRTEAYRQVILSNSASLKNKVVMDLGCGTGIISLFCAQLAQPSLVYAVEASSMADYTRQLVKQNGSEEVVSVLQARAEEIELPERVDVLVSEWMGNSLLFEFMVESVLLARDRWLREGGVMWPSSAALTLVPCQAHSYYDEKMAFWERPYGLDFTPLQPLAQQEFFTKPKFSHLVEPADCLSSPCDVISLDMYTLQIKDLEEIKGQFQFCVEKPGVFHGFTTWFTAHFESLETGSPPVELNTGPHFKPTHWKQTLFMLDNPVSVCAGDSISGSIVLHRNPVWRRHMTITLHWNVNGSTEETENCKAGTKSFTMWR from the exons ATGCAGACcgagaaagaaggagaagatgaTGTCTCTCCTGAGGAGTATGTTGCTCTGTCTGATTTCACTGGGAGTGGTAGCGACCAG CTTAGTTTCAGCAGGGGGGACAGACTGCTCGTACACACCAAGCCTTCATCAGAGTGGTGGTgggcagagctgcaggaggtcAAAGGTTATGTCCCTGCCAGCTACCTGCGCAAGAGTacagcggaggaggaggaagacgtcAGTCTGGAGGACCCTTGGCAAGACGAAGAATACTTTGGCAGCTATGGGACACTG AGGCTTCACTTGGAGATGTTGTCAGACAAGAGTCGCACTGAGGCGTACCGGCAGGTTATTCTCAGCAACAGTGCCTCGCTGAAGAACAAGGTGGTGATGGACCTCGGCTGTGGGACTGGTATCATCAGCCTGTTCTGCGCTCAGCTGGCACAGCCCTCATTG GTGTATGCTGTGGAAGCGAGCTCCATGGCGGATTACACCCGGCAGCTGGTGAAGCAAAATGGCAGTGAGGAGGTGGTCTCTGTGCTCCAGGCTCGAGCAGAGGAGATCGAGCTGCCTGAGCGGGTGGATGTCCTGGTTTCTGAGTGGATGGGAAACAGCCTGCTG TTTGAGTTCATGGTTGAGTCAGTTCTGCTGGCCAGGGACCGCTGGCTCAGGGAAGGCGGCGTCATGTGGCCCTCGTCTGCAGCCCTCACCCTGGTGCCGTGTCAGGCCCACAGCTATTATGATGAGAAAATGGCCTTCTGGGAGCGACCCTACGGCCTGGACTTCACTCCTCTTCA GCCCCTGGCACAGCAAGAGTTCTTCACCAAGCCAAAGTTCAGCCACCTCGTCGAGCCTGCCGactgcctctcctctccctgtgatgtcatcagccTGGACATGTACACGCTGCAAATCAAAGACCTGGAG GAAATAAAGGGTCAGTTTCAATTTTGTGTGGAGAAGCCCGGTGTTTTTCATGGATTTACCACTTGGTTTACGGCTCATTTTGAGAGTCTGGAGACGGGAAGTCCACCAGTGGAGCTAAACACGGGGCCTCACTTCAA GCCTACACACTGGAAGCAGACTCTCTTCATGCTTGACAACCCAGTAAGCGTGTGTGCAGGGGACTCCATCAGTGGAAGCATTGTCCTGCACAGGAATCCCGTGTGGAGACGCCATATGACCATCACCCTGCATTGGAACGTTAACGGCAgcacagaggaaacagaaaactGCAAG GCCGGTACAAAGAGTTTTACTATGTGGAGGTGA
- the prmt2 gene encoding protein arginine N-methyltransferase 2 isoform X3 has translation MQTEKEGEDDVSPEEYVALSDFTGSGSDQLSFSRGDRLLVHTKPSSEWWWAELQEVKGYVPASYLRKSTAEEEEDVSLEDPWQDEEYFGSYGTLRLHLEMLSDKSRTEAYRQVILSNSASLKNKVVMDLGCGTGIISLFCAQLAQPSLVYAVEASSMADYTRQLVKQNGSEEVVSVLQARAEEIELPERVDVLVSEWMGNSLLFEFMVESVLLARDRWLREGGVMWPSSAALTLVPCQAHSYYDEKMAFWERPYGLDFTPLQPLAQQEFFTKPKFSHLVEPADCLSSPCDVISLDMYTLQIKDLEAYTLEADSLHA, from the exons ATGCAGACcgagaaagaaggagaagatgaTGTCTCTCCTGAGGAGTATGTTGCTCTGTCTGATTTCACTGGGAGTGGTAGCGACCAG CTTAGTTTCAGCAGGGGGGACAGACTGCTCGTACACACCAAGCCTTCATCAGAGTGGTGGTgggcagagctgcaggaggtcAAAGGTTATGTCCCTGCCAGCTACCTGCGCAAGAGTacagcggaggaggaggaagacgtcAGTCTGGAGGACCCTTGGCAAGACGAAGAATACTTTGGCAGCTATGGGACACTG AGGCTTCACTTGGAGATGTTGTCAGACAAGAGTCGCACTGAGGCGTACCGGCAGGTTATTCTCAGCAACAGTGCCTCGCTGAAGAACAAGGTGGTGATGGACCTCGGCTGTGGGACTGGTATCATCAGCCTGTTCTGCGCTCAGCTGGCACAGCCCTCATTG GTGTATGCTGTGGAAGCGAGCTCCATGGCGGATTACACCCGGCAGCTGGTGAAGCAAAATGGCAGTGAGGAGGTGGTCTCTGTGCTCCAGGCTCGAGCAGAGGAGATCGAGCTGCCTGAGCGGGTGGATGTCCTGGTTTCTGAGTGGATGGGAAACAGCCTGCTG TTTGAGTTCATGGTTGAGTCAGTTCTGCTGGCCAGGGACCGCTGGCTCAGGGAAGGCGGCGTCATGTGGCCCTCGTCTGCAGCCCTCACCCTGGTGCCGTGTCAGGCCCACAGCTATTATGATGAGAAAATGGCCTTCTGGGAGCGACCCTACGGCCTGGACTTCACTCCTCTTCA GCCCCTGGCACAGCAAGAGTTCTTCACCAAGCCAAAGTTCAGCCACCTCGTCGAGCCTGCCGactgcctctcctctccctgtgatgtcatcagccTGGACATGTACACGCTGCAAATCAAAGACCTGGAG GCCTACACACTGGAAGCAGACTCTCTTCATGCTTGA
- the LOC109996855 gene encoding zinc finger protein 436 → MLDKSSDEGQQAVQCSDCGCSFSQTQPDSDSDSKVATAKQQPVHKADSPSKCQACQEGSSLPNGRRPHRRMRLDPHSCSVCSKTFISSAHLTLHLSSHNKERKFRCSTCGKYFHQSSHLMAHKLIHSGDRPFKCPECGKTFGRASHLKTHRRLHTGEKPFKCTYCDKSFTQKAGLLAHVRLHTGERPYKCEQCGEGFRHLSALLTHKAQESSGQAKPAPAPATTQPQQTQSSSEDLKCGVCCRTFVRSSYIRLHIRLKKGQRPYHCKVCNKTFVKLDTFVNHCDKHLRQKRDKNKVKDRVVKPPLFVPLSRPSSPESSPPQPLSSEVNTRSRAKAKIKTEP, encoded by the coding sequence ATGTTGGATAAAAGCAGTGATGAAGGACAACAGGCTGTGCAGTGCTCAGACTGCGGCTGCAGTTTCAGCCAGACACAgcctgactctgactctgattcAAAGGTAGCCACTGCTAAACAGCAGCCTGTGCACAAAGCAGACAGCCCTTCAAAATGTCAAGCCTGTCAGGAAGGAAGCAGCCTCCCCAATGGTCGACGCCCACACCGGCGCATGCGCCTGGATCCTCACAGCTGCAGCGTCTGCTCCAAAACGTTCATATCGTCTGCCCATCTGACCCTTCACCTTTCCTCCCACAACAAAGAGAGGAAGTTCAGATGCAGCACCTGCGGGAAGTACTTCCACCAGTCGTCCCACCTGATGGCACACAAGTTAATCCACAGCGGGGACCGGCCGTTTAAGTGCCCGGAGTGTGGCAAGACCTTCGGCCGTGCCTCACACCTGAAGACCCACCGCCGGCTCCACACCGGCGAGAAGCCCTTCAAGTGCACCTACTGTGACAAGTCGTTCACACAGAAGGCCGGGCTCCTCGCACATGTGCGTCTGCACACAGGAGAGCGGCCGTACAAGTGTGAGCAGTGTGGTGAGGGGTTTCGGCATCTGTCTGCCCTGCTCACTCACAAGGCACAAGAGTCGTCTGGGCAGGCCAaaccagctccagctccagcgaCCACTCAGCCCCAGCAGACACAAAGTAGCTCAGAGGATCTGAAGTGTGGTGTCTGTTGCCGCACCTTCGTACGATCATCATACATAAGGCTGCACATTCGCCTCAAAAAAGGACAAAGGCCTTATCATTGCAAAGTGTGCAACAAAACCTTCGTCAAGCTGGACACCTTTGTGAACCACTGTGATAAACACTTGAGGCAGAAACGggataaaaacaaagtcaaagacAGAGTTGTTAAACCTCCTCTGTTTGTGCCGCTCTCCAGGCCTTCTTCTCCAGAGTCCTCACCCCCTCAGcctctgtcctcagaggtcaaCACGCGCTCCAGAGCTAAAGCCAAGATTAAAACAGAGCCTTGA